The proteins below come from a single Eubacterium limosum genomic window:
- the rbr gene encoding rubrerythrin → MGRLKGTETLSNLMKAFAGESQARNRYTFFASKAKKEGYVQIQEIFLETAANEKEHAEVFYKYMAAELEGGEAMMLNVNADYPVALGDTKSNLLNAAAGEKEEWADLYPAFAATAKKEGFDDIAESFTQICVAEKAHETRYKKLAANIEQGKVFKRFGDVRWKCGNCGYIYEGNDAPQVCPACKHDRSYFQLFVETY, encoded by the coding sequence ATGGGAAGATTAAAAGGTACGGAAACCCTGTCAAATTTGATGAAGGCATTTGCAGGTGAAAGCCAGGCGCGTAACCGCTATACATTTTTTGCTTCAAAGGCTAAAAAAGAAGGGTATGTACAGATTCAGGAAATTTTCCTGGAAACTGCAGCAAATGAAAAAGAACATGCTGAAGTTTTCTATAAATATATGGCTGCTGAATTAGAAGGCGGCGAAGCCATGATGCTGAATGTCAATGCCGACTATCCGGTGGCATTAGGCGATACTAAAAGCAATCTGTTAAACGCAGCTGCTGGCGAAAAGGAAGAATGGGCAGACTTATACCCAGCTTTCGCAGCAACCGCTAAAAAAGAAGGCTTTGATGATATTGCAGAATCCTTTACTCAGATCTGTGTGGCTGAAAAAGCGCATGAAACCCGCTATAAGAAATTAGCTGCCAACATTGAACAGGGCAAAGTATTCAAACGCTTTGGTGATGTCAGATGGAAATGTGGCAACTGCGGCTATATCTATGAAGGCAACGATGCACCTCAGGTATGTCCTGCCTGCAAGCATGACCGCTCTTACTTCCAGCTGTTTGTTGAAACCTACTAA